One window from the genome of Xenorhabdus bovienii SS-2004 encodes:
- the dauA gene encoding C4-dicarboxylic acid transporter DauA produces MNTRKINGIRPFSAFIDSCMKESYSFPRFIRDIIAGITVGVIAIPLAMALAIGSGVAPQYGLYTAAIAGIVIAMTGGSRYSVSGPTAAFVVILYPVSQQFGLSGLLIATLMSGVILIVMGLARFGRFIEYIPMSVTLGFTSGIAITIATMQVQNFFGLKLVHIPENYIDKVIALSQALPSLQLSDTLIGLTTLLVLIFWPKLGVKLPGHLPALITGTAVMGAMHLLGYDVATIGSSFSYTLSDGTQGQGIPPILPQFVLPWNLPDTHSLNISWNTVSALLPAAFSMAMLGAIESLLCAVILDGMTGKKHHSNGELLGQGLGNIAAPFFGGITATAAIARSAANVRAGATSPIAAVVHSLLVLLTLLVLAPMLSYLPLAAMSAILLIVAWNMSEAHKVVDLIRHAPKDDIIVMLLCLSLTVLFDMVVAITIGIVLASLLFMRKIANMTRISTSSLTSADKGLLVVRINGPLFFAAAERIFAELREKSADYQTIIMQWDAVPVLDAGGLHAFQGFVRELGKEKHIVVCDIPFQPLKTLARAKVTPIEGELSFYATLPKALKEMAVNYTSEVCASSEKIQGQ; encoded by the coding sequence ATGAATACTCGTAAAATTAATGGGATACGCCCATTTAGTGCGTTTATTGACTCATGTATGAAGGAATCTTACTCTTTCCCCCGTTTTATCAGAGATATCATCGCTGGGATTACCGTGGGTGTTATCGCTATCCCACTGGCAATGGCTCTGGCGATAGGAAGCGGAGTCGCGCCACAGTACGGCCTGTACACTGCCGCTATCGCCGGCATTGTCATCGCCATGACCGGAGGCTCACGCTATAGCGTTTCCGGCCCAACTGCTGCTTTTGTGGTGATCCTCTATCCTGTTTCGCAGCAATTTGGTTTGAGCGGCCTGCTCATTGCGACGCTGATGTCAGGTGTGATTTTGATTGTGATGGGATTGGCACGTTTTGGCCGGTTTATCGAATATATTCCTATGTCTGTTACCCTTGGATTTACTTCCGGTATTGCCATCACTATCGCCACCATGCAGGTTCAAAATTTCTTTGGCCTGAAACTGGTACACATACCGGAAAATTATATTGATAAGGTGATTGCACTTTCTCAAGCACTGCCTTCATTACAATTGAGTGATACGCTTATCGGGTTGACTACGCTTCTGGTACTGATTTTCTGGCCGAAACTGGGGGTAAAGTTACCGGGTCACTTACCCGCTTTAATCACGGGTACGGCGGTTATGGGCGCGATGCACCTGTTAGGCTATGATGTCGCCACCATTGGTTCATCTTTTAGTTACACACTGTCGGACGGCACACAAGGCCAAGGCATTCCCCCCATTCTTCCCCAATTTGTCCTCCCGTGGAATTTGCCCGATACACATTCTCTCAATATTAGCTGGAATACCGTATCGGCATTGCTGCCCGCTGCTTTTTCGATGGCCATGCTGGGTGCGATTGAATCATTACTGTGTGCAGTAATTCTGGATGGCATGACAGGGAAAAAGCACCATTCTAACGGGGAACTGCTTGGTCAGGGGTTGGGCAATATTGCCGCTCCTTTCTTTGGTGGCATTACCGCCACAGCAGCTATTGCCCGTTCAGCCGCCAATGTGCGGGCAGGCGCGACTTCCCCGATAGCCGCTGTAGTCCATTCTCTACTGGTATTATTAACATTGCTAGTTTTGGCTCCGATGCTCTCTTATTTACCACTGGCGGCAATGTCAGCCATTTTGCTGATTGTGGCGTGGAATATGAGCGAGGCACATAAGGTGGTGGATTTAATACGCCATGCGCCTAAAGATGACATTATTGTCATGCTTTTATGTCTGTCATTAACTGTCCTATTCGATATGGTCGTCGCGATCACTATCGGCATTGTGCTGGCATCGCTCCTGTTTATGCGCAAAATTGCCAATATGACGCGTATCAGCACTTCGTCTTTAACGAGCGCAGATAAAGGGTTATTGGTTGTACGAATTAACGGCCCTTTATTCTTCGCTGCCGCCGAACGTATTTTTGCCGAACTGAGAGAAAAAAGTGCTGATTATCAAACCATCATCATGCAGTGGGATGCCGTACCCGTTTTGGACGCAGGCGGATTACACGCTTTTCAGGGTTTTGTGCGCGAACTTGGCAAAGAAAAACATATCGTTGTATGTGATATTCCCTTCCAGCCATTAAAAACGCTGGCAAGAGCCAAAGTTACACCGATTGAAGGAGAACTGAGTTTTTATGCAACTTTGCCCAAGGCACTAAAAGAGATGGCAGTTAATTACACGTCTGAGGTGTGTGCTTCTTCAGAAAAGATTCAAGGTCAGTAA
- the ghrA gene encoding glyoxylate/hydroxypyruvate reductase GhrA, whose amino-acid sequence MNIIFFHSSSNTDEWIQGIQARLPDAKVRQWFSGDQEPADYALVWQPPYEMLANRQGLKGIFALGAGVDAIFKQESKNPGMLPADVPLIRLEDTGMGRQMQEYTITSVLHYFRRMDEYKRYQEQRLWAPMSPHNRKEFVIGVLGAGVLGLSVIGKLMEFDFNVRCWSRTPKQLNSVESFYGKEQLGDFLSGCKVLINLLPDTPETRGILNLSLFSQLKSGSYVINLARGAQLVEQDLLVAIDKGYIAGATLDVFAEEPLSNMHPFWTHPRIHVTPHIAANTVPEAAMDVICENIRRMARGEMPTGLVDRERGY is encoded by the coding sequence ATGAATATTATTTTTTTTCACTCTTCCTCTAATACCGATGAGTGGATTCAAGGAATTCAGGCACGTCTGCCTGATGCCAAAGTGAGGCAATGGTTTAGTGGTGATCAAGAGCCCGCAGACTATGCATTAGTTTGGCAGCCACCTTATGAAATGTTAGCCAATCGTCAGGGGCTAAAAGGCATATTCGCACTGGGTGCTGGTGTCGATGCGATTTTCAAACAAGAATCGAAAAATCCCGGTATGTTACCGGCTGATGTTCCACTGATCCGCCTCGAAGATACAGGAATGGGCAGGCAGATGCAGGAATATACCATTACCTCAGTGTTGCATTATTTCCGCCGTATGGATGAATATAAACGATACCAGGAACAGCGCCTCTGGGCTCCTATGTCTCCACATAACCGGAAAGAATTTGTTATCGGGGTTTTAGGAGCCGGAGTATTAGGGCTAAGTGTAATTGGGAAATTAATGGAATTTGATTTCAATGTGCGTTGTTGGAGCAGGACGCCAAAACAACTCAATAGTGTCGAAAGTTTTTACGGTAAAGAGCAATTGGGTGATTTTCTTTCTGGCTGCAAGGTGCTGATTAACCTTCTCCCTGATACTCCCGAAACGCGTGGTATCCTTAATCTGTCATTATTCAGCCAACTAAAATCGGGTTCATATGTGATTAATCTGGCGCGAGGAGCGCAGCTTGTCGAACAGGATCTGCTCGTTGCTATTGATAAAGGTTATATCGCAGGAGCAACCCTTGATGTGTTTGCCGAAGAACCATTGTCAAATATGCACCCATTCTGGACTCACCCTCGTATCCATGTGACTCCGCATATTGCTGCTAACACTGTTCCTGAGGCTGCTATGGATGTCATCTGTGAAAATATCCGGCGGATGGCACGGGGTGAAATGCCAACTGGTCTCGTCGATAGGGAACGTGGCTATTAA
- the sirB1 gene encoding invasion regulator SirB1 — MKPIVNYEFNNTPLIDGIILVSKIIRPDFPQTLVSEQLTALVEEARQRLSSITDSKVKLDSLLTLFYREWKFGGANGVYCLSDTLWLDRLLHSRQGSPVSLGTVFTHIAQALGLSVQPVIFPIQLILRIDLLDQPTWFINPLNGDTLNEHTLDVWLKGNIGPTVRLKKQDLQEADNVSLVRKITDTIKVSLMEEKKMELALKASEVVLTFDPDDPYEIRDRGLIYAQLDCNHIAVSDLSYFVEHCPEDPISEMIKMQINTIEQRLIVLH; from the coding sequence ATGAAACCCATAGTTAATTATGAATTCAATAATACTCCCCTGATTGACGGTATTATTCTGGTATCAAAAATTATCCGCCCTGATTTTCCTCAGACTCTGGTGAGTGAGCAGCTGACAGCATTGGTTGAAGAAGCCCGGCAGAGGCTTTCCTCCATTACCGATTCCAAAGTGAAATTGGATTCGCTGCTGACACTTTTTTATCGGGAATGGAAGTTTGGTGGAGCTAATGGGGTGTATTGTTTGTCAGATACCCTGTGGCTGGATCGCTTACTCCATTCACGTCAAGGTTCACCTGTATCATTGGGTACGGTGTTTACGCACATTGCTCAGGCGCTGGGGCTGTCGGTACAGCCTGTCATATTTCCAATCCAACTGATATTGCGGATTGATTTGCTTGATCAGCCCACTTGGTTCATTAATCCCTTGAATGGGGATACGCTGAATGAACATACGCTGGATGTCTGGTTAAAAGGTAATATTGGCCCAACTGTTCGTCTGAAAAAACAGGATTTGCAGGAAGCCGATAATGTCAGCCTCGTGCGCAAAATCACTGACACCATCAAAGTTTCTCTGATGGAAGAGAAAAAGATGGAACTGGCGCTTAAGGCCAGCGAAGTGGTGCTGACGTTTGATCCCGATGACCCCTATGAAATCCGCGATCGGGGACTTATCTATGCCCAGCTCGACTGCAATCATATTGCTGTTTCGGATTTAAGTTATTTTGTCGAACATTGCCCTGAGGACCCAATCTCAGAAATGATAAAAATGCAAATTAACACCATAGAACAGCGGTTGATTGTCCTGCATTAG
- a CDS encoding CDP-alcohol phosphatidyltransferase family protein: MTIYDLKPRFQNLLRPIVIYLYKQGINANQVTLTALFLSIFAGSLLSLFPSPHLYWLLPIFLFIRMALNAIDGMLAREHNQKSHLGAIYNELGDVISDVALYLPFCLLPDVNSFSLLIILFLTILTEFIGVLAQTIGSSRRYDGPIGKSDRAFIFGAYGLIIAIFPSALGWSSSLFAFMIILLLVTCYQRVVKALREIRLAEQSHSK, from the coding sequence ATGACCATATACGATTTAAAACCCCGTTTCCAAAATCTACTGCGTCCTATCGTAATTTATCTGTATAAACAAGGAATTAACGCGAATCAGGTCACTTTAACCGCGCTGTTCTTGTCAATCTTTGCCGGTTCACTATTGAGCCTATTTCCTTCGCCCCACCTCTACTGGCTGCTACCCATTTTTCTTTTCATTCGCATGGCCCTGAATGCCATTGATGGCATGCTGGCACGGGAACATAACCAGAAGTCCCATCTGGGCGCTATTTATAATGAATTGGGGGATGTCATTTCTGATGTTGCCCTCTATCTCCCCTTCTGCCTTTTACCTGATGTGAACAGCTTCAGCCTGTTGATTATTTTATTCCTCACTATCTTGACCGAATTCATCGGCGTACTGGCACAAACGATTGGTTCATCACGGCGCTATGACGGCCCGATAGGAAAAAGTGACCGTGCTTTTATCTTCGGAGCTTATGGGTTGATTATTGCGATTTTCCCTTCGGCCTTGGGCTGGAGTAGCTCTTTGTTTGCTTTCATGATCATTTTACTCTTAGTGACTTGCTATCAGCGCGTTGTTAAAGCCTTACGTGAAATCCGGCTGGCTGAACAGTCACACTCCAAATGA
- the kdsA gene encoding 3-deoxy-8-phosphooctulonate synthase, protein MQQKVVNIGDIKVANDLPFVLFGGMNVLESRDLAMRICEHYVTVTQKLGIPYVFKASFDKANRSSIRSYRGPGLEEGMKIFQELKQTFGVKIITDVHEPAQAQPVADVVDVIQLPAFLARQTDLVEAMAKTGAVINIKKPQFVSPGQMGNIVEKFKEGGNDQVILCDRGSNFGYDNLVVDMLGFGVMQQATHGAPVIFDVTHALQCRDPLGAASGGRRAQVAELARAGMAVGIAGLFLEAHPDPENAKCDGPSALPLAKLESFLMQIKAIDDVVKSFPELDTSK, encoded by the coding sequence ATGCAACAGAAAGTGGTTAATATTGGTGATATCAAGGTCGCAAATGATCTGCCATTTGTATTGTTTGGTGGAATGAACGTTCTTGAATCACGGGATTTGGCCATGCGGATTTGTGAGCACTATGTCACTGTGACACAAAAACTGGGCATTCCTTATGTTTTTAAAGCGTCTTTTGATAAGGCTAACCGTTCTTCTATCCGCTCTTATCGTGGGCCAGGGCTAGAAGAAGGGATGAAAATCTTTCAGGAACTGAAACAAACTTTCGGCGTGAAAATTATCACTGACGTGCATGAGCCTGCACAGGCTCAACCAGTCGCGGATGTGGTGGATGTGATTCAGCTTCCAGCTTTCCTCGCCCGCCAGACCGATCTGGTTGAAGCGATGGCGAAAACCGGTGCTGTGATCAATATTAAAAAACCACAGTTTGTTAGCCCTGGGCAAATGGGCAATATTGTTGAAAAATTCAAAGAAGGCGGCAATGACCAGGTGATCCTGTGTGACCGTGGCAGCAACTTTGGCTATGACAATCTGGTGGTTGACATGCTGGGCTTCGGTGTTATGCAACAGGCTACCCACGGTGCACCGGTTATTTTCGATGTCACTCATGCATTACAGTGTCGTGACCCATTAGGTGCAGCGTCCGGTGGCCGTCGTGCACAGGTTGCTGAACTGGCTCGTGCGGGTATGGCCGTGGGGATCGCCGGTCTGTTCCTTGAAGCGCATCCAGATCCAGAAAATGCCAAATGTGATGGCCCGTCTGCTTTGCCATTGGCAAAACTGGAGTCATTCCTGATGCAAATTAAAGCGATTGATGATGTTGTGAAAAGTTTTCCGGAACTGGATACCAGCAAATAA
- a CDS encoding VOC family protein gives MLTLKFSTSVNAKPSHIWAHYVDFNLRKKWEIDLEYLQFEGEIKTGQYGKMRLSGMPEIRFYLSNIEVNKEFTNQVNLPQMGILTFRHQIITDENNMACRIQVTVSFEPDANIPAVQAEGFFKQGTQDLVETVLRLKNIVETVSPKPNLQLVYVSDIEHSTAFYKTIFNAEPIFASSRYVAFSAGGEVLFAIWSGGVKPDRAIPRFTEIGIMLPSGKDVDRCFDEWRKNPEIKIVQEPHTEVFGRTFLAEDPDGHIIRVCPLD, from the coding sequence ATGTTAACACTCAAATTTTCTACATCGGTAAACGCTAAACCATCCCATATTTGGGCACATTATGTTGATTTTAATTTGCGGAAAAAATGGGAAATCGATCTTGAATATCTTCAATTTGAAGGGGAGATCAAAACGGGTCAATACGGCAAAATGAGATTAAGTGGAATGCCGGAAATTCGCTTTTATCTTTCAAATATCGAAGTGAATAAAGAATTTACCAATCAGGTTAACCTTCCGCAAATGGGAATATTAACGTTCAGACATCAAATTATTACAGATGAAAACAATATGGCGTGCCGTATTCAGGTGACCGTTTCATTTGAACCTGATGCTAATATTCCCGCTGTTCAGGCCGAAGGCTTCTTTAAGCAGGGTACGCAAGATCTGGTTGAAACCGTATTAAGGCTGAAAAATATCGTTGAGACAGTATCCCCAAAACCCAATCTCCAGCTTGTTTACGTCTCTGATATTGAGCATTCAACTGCTTTTTACAAAACAATTTTCAATGCCGAACCGATATTTGCCAGCTCTCGTTATGTGGCATTTTCTGCTGGTGGTGAAGTATTGTTTGCTATTTGGAGTGGAGGAGTAAAGCCTGATCGTGCTATTCCGCGATTTACTGAAATCGGTATTATGCTGCCATCCGGTAAAGATGTTGATCGATGCTTTGATGAATGGCGAAAGAACCCTGAGATCAAAATAGTACAGGAACCCCATACCGAAGTTTTTGGCCGTACTTTCCTTGCTGAAGATCCCGATGGCCATATTATTCGGGTATGTCCTTTGGATTAG
- a CDS encoding helix-turn-helix transcriptional regulator, which yields MSRAQRLLSLMEILRRYHFPVQGKVLAQKLNISLRTLYRDIASLQAQGAIIEGEPGIGYVLRPGFVLPPLMFTQNEIEALALGANWVAKRADSQLKESANNAISKIAAVIPAELKQMLEASSLLIGPAATAVQPVVEIQQIRQAINTRHKITFAYLDIKDIPSERTIWPFALGYFENISIVIGWCELREEFRHFRSDRIMRLKIEKQCYPRSRQVLLKEWRAMEKISR from the coding sequence TTGTCTAGAGCACAGCGTTTGTTATCTCTCATGGAAATATTGCGCCGTTATCACTTTCCGGTTCAGGGAAAAGTGTTGGCGCAGAAATTGAATATCAGCTTAAGAACGCTGTATAGGGATATTGCATCGTTGCAGGCTCAAGGCGCGATTATCGAAGGTGAGCCGGGAATAGGATACGTTTTGAGACCTGGATTTGTGTTACCACCGCTCATGTTTACACAAAATGAAATAGAGGCGTTGGCATTGGGCGCGAATTGGGTGGCTAAACGTGCAGACTCCCAACTAAAAGAATCTGCAAATAATGCAATAAGCAAAATTGCGGCTGTGATCCCGGCAGAATTGAAACAAATGTTGGAGGCAAGCTCCTTACTGATCGGGCCTGCTGCGACGGCTGTTCAGCCGGTTGTCGAGATTCAGCAGATACGTCAGGCGATCAATACCCGGCATAAAATCACTTTCGCTTATCTGGATATAAAAGATATCCCATCAGAAAGAACAATATGGCCATTCGCCTTAGGTTATTTTGAAAATATCAGCATTGTGATTGGATGGTGTGAATTACGCGAGGAATTTCGTCATTTCAGATCAGATAGGATCATGCGTTTGAAAATTGAAAAACAATGTTACCCCCGTTCAAGGCAAGTATTGCTCAAAGAATGGAGAGCAATGGAAAAAATTTCTCGTTAG
- the prmC gene encoding peptide chain release factor N(5)-glutamine methyltransferase, with amino-acid sequence MNYQCWLQHAATQLFESDSPKRDAEILLGYVTGRSRTYLIAFDETLISSEELHQLDSLLGRRIQGEPVAYIIGEREFWSLPFAVSPATLIPRPDTECLVEKALELLPDSPARILDLGTGTGAIALALASERNDCYVTGVDINSDAVMLAQYNAEKNAGKLAIHNVNFLQSEWFAAVGNQQFDMIVSNPPYIDECDPHLQEGDIRFEPATALIAAQNGMADLQAIVGQARHFLSPNGWLLLEHGWKQGIVVRNLFLEKGYQQIATFQDYGGNERITIGRWNKNETHS; translated from the coding sequence ATGAATTACCAGTGCTGGCTACAACATGCGGCTACACAGTTGTTTGAGAGTGACAGCCCTAAGCGTGATGCGGAAATCTTATTGGGATACGTGACGGGGCGTTCCCGTACTTATTTGATTGCTTTCGATGAAACGCTAATCTCATCGGAAGAATTACATCAGCTTGATAGCCTGTTGGGGCGCCGCATTCAGGGAGAGCCGGTCGCTTATATTATTGGTGAACGGGAATTCTGGTCACTACCGTTTGCCGTATCACCAGCGACGTTGATCCCGCGCCCTGATACTGAATGTCTGGTGGAGAAGGCATTGGAATTATTGCCTGATTCTCCAGCCCGGATTCTGGATCTGGGGACGGGAACGGGAGCGATTGCACTGGCATTGGCAAGTGAGCGGAATGATTGTTATGTGACGGGAGTCGATATCAACTCTGATGCTGTGATGCTGGCGCAATACAATGCTGAAAAAAACGCCGGAAAACTGGCCATTCACAATGTGAATTTTTTGCAAAGTGAGTGGTTTGCAGCAGTGGGTAACCAACAATTTGATATGATTGTCAGCAATCCTCCGTATATAGATGAGTGTGACCCTCATCTACAAGAAGGGGATATCAGGTTTGAACCAGCCACTGCATTGATCGCTGCACAAAATGGCATGGCGGATTTGCAGGCAATTGTGGGACAGGCGCGCCATTTCCTGTCACCAAATGGATGGCTATTGCTGGAACATGGCTGGAAACAGGGAATCGTTGTCAGAAACCTATTTTTAGAGAAGGGTTATCAACAGATAGCGACTTTTCAGGATTATGGCGGTAATGAACGCATCACGATAGGTCGATGGAATAAAAATGAAACCCATAGTTAA
- a CDS encoding phosphatase PAP2/dual specificity phosphatase family protein, producing MHSSLDSRRRLWLTGVIWLLFLTPFFFLTYGQVNQFTAQRGDVGTVMFGWEHNIPFWSWSIIPYWSIDLFYGISLFICTHRREQWLHGWRLMTASLIACIGFLLFPLKFSLSRPTTEGLFGWLFNQLALFDLPYNQAPSLHIILLWLLWLRYSAYVCGYWRGLLHIWSVLVALSVLTTWQHHFVDMLTGFAVGVIISYLLPVSYRWRWQSNQDRYARKLFSYYLTGSALFALMAYLLGGSFWLLLWPAVSLLMVALGYAGLGSSVFQKQPDGRMSLSARWLLAPYQLGAWLSYLWFRRKSTPFSHITEGIILGSLPCQPVTTASVLDMTAEWHRRSDSHTVDYVCQPQIDLLPLTPESLQSAICALDKLRQQGDVFVHCTLGLSRSAMVIAAWLLKQHPEYDINTVVAILRKARPHVTFRQTHLDALSQWAKIYL from the coding sequence ATGCACTCTTCTCTCGATAGTCGTCGACGCCTATGGCTGACAGGTGTTATCTGGCTATTGTTTCTGACTCCGTTTTTCTTTCTTACTTATGGTCAGGTCAATCAGTTCACGGCACAAAGAGGCGATGTCGGCACTGTGATGTTCGGTTGGGAACATAACATCCCTTTTTGGTCATGGTCGATTATCCCTTACTGGAGTATCGACCTGTTCTACGGAATATCGTTATTTATCTGTACCCATCGCCGTGAACAGTGGCTTCACGGCTGGCGATTAATGACCGCATCACTGATTGCCTGCATTGGATTCCTACTGTTTCCCCTGAAATTTTCGCTCTCCCGCCCCACCACAGAAGGTCTATTTGGCTGGTTATTTAATCAACTGGCGTTATTTGATCTGCCCTATAATCAAGCGCCTTCCCTGCACATTATTCTGCTGTGGTTGCTCTGGCTGCGCTATTCAGCCTACGTGTGTGGTTACTGGCGCGGATTGCTACATATTTGGTCAGTGCTGGTTGCACTATCGGTTCTGACAACCTGGCAGCACCATTTTGTCGATATGCTCACGGGTTTTGCCGTTGGTGTCATCATCAGTTACCTACTGCCAGTTTCATACCGCTGGCGCTGGCAATCCAATCAAGATCGCTATGCACGAAAGTTGTTCAGCTATTATTTGACAGGCAGTGCGTTGTTCGCGCTTATGGCATATCTGCTGGGTGGTAGTTTCTGGCTGCTGCTGTGGCCTGCCGTATCATTACTGATGGTCGCACTGGGTTATGCAGGATTAGGCAGCTCCGTGTTTCAAAAACAGCCAGATGGCCGTATGTCACTGTCTGCACGCTGGCTACTGGCGCCATACCAACTGGGAGCATGGCTCTCTTATCTCTGGTTCCGGCGTAAAAGCACACCTTTCAGCCACATAACTGAAGGAATTATTCTCGGTAGCCTGCCTTGTCAACCCGTCACGACAGCCAGTGTCCTTGATATGACCGCTGAATGGCACAGGCGATCTGATTCCCACACAGTAGACTATGTTTGCCAGCCGCAAATCGACTTACTGCCGCTGACACCTGAATCTCTGCAATCAGCAATTTGTGCGTTGGATAAACTACGCCAGCAGGGAGATGTTTTCGTTCATTGTACGCTTGGCCTGTCACGTAGTGCGATGGTGATAGCAGCATGGCTGCTGAAACAGCATCCTGAATATGATATCAACACTGTCGTAGCAATCCTGCGTAAAGCCAGACCGCATGTCACGTTCAGACAAACACATCTGGATGCCCTGTCTCAATGGGCAAAAATCTACCTATAA
- a CDS encoding bifunctional alpha/beta hydrolase/class I SAM-dependent methyltransferase, protein MTPQLDQRIAEEHYFTTSDNASLFYRYWPQQQANPDKAIIIFHRGHEHSGRIQHVIDGLDLPDVPMFAWDARGHGKTEGPRGYSPSMGTSIRDVDEFVRFIANQYNIAMGNIVVIGQSVGAVLVSAWVHDYAPKIRAMILAAPAFDIKLYIPFATQGLQLMQKARGIFFVNSYVKARYLTHDETRIASYNSDPLITREIAVNILLDLYQTAERVVKDAAAITLPTLLFISGSDYVVNKKPQHQFYQQLNTPIKEKHVMDGFYHDTLGEKDRHLVFDKIRVFIERVFALPRYQHDYSREDTWSHSADEFRTLSTSLPSLCPKKLSYQLMRKVMNTRWGRASEGICIGLKTGFDSGSTLDYVYRNQPQGKGILGRMLDKNYLNSIGWRGIRQRKIHIEMLIRHAIRSLREQNMPVHMVDIAAGHGRYILDAINDFSKVDSILLRDYSEINVNQGQAYIEERDLTDKIRFVIGDAFNAESIASITPAPTLGIVSGLYELFPDNNLLRNSLRGFADAMTENGYLVYTGQPWHPQIEVIARVLSSHRDNQPWIMRRRTQGEMDALVEAAGFEKLYQLTDNWGIFTVSIAKRVHR, encoded by the coding sequence ATGACACCACAACTCGATCAACGTATTGCTGAAGAACATTATTTCACCACATCAGATAATGCTTCTCTATTTTACCGTTACTGGCCACAGCAACAGGCCAATCCAGACAAAGCGATCATTATTTTTCACCGTGGTCATGAGCACTCAGGACGCATCCAGCATGTCATTGACGGACTCGATCTGCCTGATGTTCCTATGTTTGCGTGGGATGCCCGTGGACACGGTAAGACAGAAGGGCCACGCGGTTACAGCCCTTCCATGGGAACGTCGATTCGTGATGTTGATGAATTTGTCAGATTTATTGCCAATCAGTACAACATCGCCATGGGAAATATCGTAGTTATCGGCCAGAGTGTCGGAGCGGTATTAGTCTCTGCTTGGGTACACGACTATGCGCCGAAAATCCGCGCCATGATCCTCGCAGCACCCGCATTTGATATTAAATTGTATATCCCTTTTGCCACGCAGGGACTGCAATTGATGCAAAAAGCACGAGGTATTTTCTTCGTGAATTCCTATGTGAAAGCCAGGTATCTGACTCACGATGAAACCCGAATTGCCTCTTATAATAGCGATCCGTTGATTACCCGGGAAATCGCCGTCAATATTCTCTTGGATCTTTACCAAACCGCCGAGCGAGTAGTTAAAGATGCCGCCGCCATTACACTACCTACCCTGTTGTTTATTTCAGGCAGTGATTATGTCGTGAACAAAAAACCACAGCATCAGTTTTATCAGCAGTTAAATACCCCTATCAAAGAAAAACACGTGATGGATGGCTTCTACCACGATACGTTGGGTGAAAAAGATCGCCATCTGGTTTTTGACAAAATCCGGGTCTTTATTGAACGCGTTTTTGCACTTCCGCGTTATCAGCACGATTACAGCCGAGAAGATACCTGGAGTCACTCTGCCGATGAATTTCGAACACTCAGCACATCATTACCGAGTCTGTGTCCGAAGAAACTCAGCTATCAGTTGATGCGTAAGGTAATGAATACTCGCTGGGGCAGAGCTTCCGAGGGTATCTGCATCGGTCTCAAAACGGGGTTTGATTCCGGCTCCACATTAGATTATGTCTACCGCAACCAACCGCAGGGTAAGGGCATTTTGGGGCGAATGCTCGATAAAAATTATTTGAACAGCATTGGCTGGCGCGGTATCCGGCAGCGCAAGATCCATATTGAAATGTTGATCCGCCATGCTATTCGCAGTCTACGTGAACAGAATATGCCTGTGCATATGGTTGATATCGCTGCCGGACACGGTCGCTATATTCTTGACGCAATCAACGATTTCAGTAAAGTCGACTCTATTTTGTTAAGAGACTATAGCGAAATCAATGTCAATCAAGGGCAGGCTTATATTGAGGAGCGCGATCTGACGGACAAAATTCGTTTTGTTATCGGCGATGCCTTTAATGCTGAAAGTATCGCATCCATTACGCCGGCGCCGACACTGGGTATTGTGTCCGGTCTCTATGAATTGTTCCCTGATAATAATTTACTCAGAAATTCTCTACGCGGCTTTGCTGATGCTATGACAGAAAATGGTTATCTGGTGTACACCGGCCAACCGTGGCATCCACAAATTGAGGTCATCGCCCGTGTTCTTTCCAGCCATCGTGACAATCAACCGTGGATCATGCGGCGCCGTACTCAAGGGGAAATGGACGCATTGGTGGAAGCCGCCGGGTTTGAAAAACTGTACCAACTGACAGATAACTGGGGCATTTTCACTGTTTCGATTGCCAAGCGCGTTCATCGCTGA